The following is a genomic window from Anopheles aquasalis chromosome 3, idAnoAquaMG_Q_19, whole genome shotgun sequence.
GATAACAGATAACAGATATTTCGCTTCAACGCATCATAATCATGCTATTGATTATCTTATATTTCACACGCTTTTCATCCATTGGACTATTGGGATCCATGATACCTGTGAATCATACAATTACTGTAAACGAAACATACCCAGTACGACACATGATGATATTAATTTTaaacgttttctttttcaattagTGTTTCTGGTTTTGCCCAAGTTGTTTCAGAGGTAGAGCATGTATCATAGTCAATGTTGCCAGGTGTCTTTGTCTGAGAAAAAGTGGTCGCACGTATTGCATGTGGCGGTATCGTGACTGGAGGAAGCTTGCTGGAAGAGGGTGATGATATTTTAATTCGTTTCGCTGTAAACTCCGTCTCAGTGCCGAGTGGTACAGCCAAAGTACCACCCACTGGTTTACGTATTCGAATAGTTTGTCGAGCGTTTGAACGATGACCTTGATTGCTAGGACCATACGATTTCAAACGTGGACGTCCCGGCCCACGCCTTAGCGGTTGCGGTGTGCCTCCCGTGTCCGATGCAAGTAATGACAATGGTGTTGTTGTGAGTACTGGTGTATCGACTAAAGTCGATGCTGCGTAAGAAAGTTATTTCATATTATTATTAAGAATTTAGCAGAACTAAAAAATGCACCAATCATAGTCATGTCATAGTTAGAACGAAAACATGTAGACGAAAATTGATAGGAAATACGAACATTCCGAAATATTACCCGTATCGGTTGATTGCCGGACTATTATTTTTGTGCGTGAGCTTGTTCCACCCCTACGTGAGCCTCGCGGACGACCTCTTTTACTGACACCGCGCGCTACGGAACGTACCGTTATGTCACGCTCACGTGCAGTGAAACCAATCTCTGCAAGAAAAATGGCAGTCATTGGGATTTGTCTGCATTGGCGACGACAAGTGGACACTTTCATACTAACCATTAGCACCATCATTACTAGAGTCGTCCAACGCATCGTATGGCTTCGTGGTTTCGCTAAAATAGGATCTATCGCTTTGTGCTGGACTTTGTGCTGCACACAGTTCCATAAAAGACTCACTTCGGTCGTCGAAGGACGATTTGATACTACTTTCTCTTCCACACGTCACACCCATCTGTTTAGGCTTTCGTTCACGCTCCTTTACACTTTTAACAGAAGAATCATCCATCATTCGGCGTTCCTCCGTTTTTTGACGATCTAGTACAGATGAGCAATAGAAAAAATTGTTAGTGTGCATTATTGCATTTCTGTAGAGACTAGGTTTGAGCAGTTTGAGTCttttttggttgcattttttacattttatctCAATTTCCTCGTCATCGAGTAATAGTGATACCATTTCCTTGGGTTTGAGAGTGTCCGGCTTGAAATTGTCTCCATTTATCACCATTCGCTGGATCTataaaaaatacaacaaatcAAATATGATAATATATCAACACTATTTTATGTATAGCATCCTCTTACTTCGCTTTTTTCTCGCGCTCTTTGTAGGATACGCTCTTCTATGGTTCCTTTACAAATCAACCGATACACGGTAACCTGCTTTGTCTGGCCTAGGCGATGTGCTCGATCCATTGCCTGTTGATCTACTGTTGGATTCCAGtcggaatcataaaaaatcacctgtaaaaatatttcatcaaTATGCTATTATGGATACAAAAGGATATTTTTCATCTGTGACTAGATGTTTAACGTTTGAATGTTCaggaaattaaatcaattcgatttcaattctCGGAAAGGAAATTGGCATAGGCCCAAATAGACTGTTTTAaactttttacttttctttttaaacaGACTTTTATCgcacatgaaaaaaaaatcaaaatcagcaATTGAAAGAAGCAGCGGAAAGaatcaacattttaaaataCTTACAGTATCTGCAGCGGTTAAATTTATCCCCAGGCCACCGGCACGAGTTGACAGCAAAAAGACGAAAATATCCGCGCGATTTTGAAAATCTGCTACCATATCACGTCGAGCCGATATTTTACTCGAACCATCTAATCGCATGTACCTATGCTTGCGATGCCACATGTATTCCTGTCCAACAAAAACGCCATAAAAAGATATAGAAAGTAAGGAAGTGTTGAGatttaaacaataaatttaaagTAACACGACATGATGCTCATGGCATCTGTACACGCACTTCTAAAAGATCAATCATCTTGGTCATCTGGGAGTATATGAGGACACGGTGTCCCTGTTGTTTTAAGCGCGCCAGCAGCGAATCCAAAACTGCCAACTTTCCTGCGTCAGACACTAACGTTTGCTTATCGGGAATAATGATATTTGACCAACCGTGTAACGGGTACGATGCTTCCAAATGGATTCTTatacgttgctgttgtcgcACATCGCCGCTCACATGTTTGCAATCGACCGCTCTTAACAGCGCAGTTGAGTGTCCAGCTATACTAATAACCTTAGTATACAGTTCACAGAGGAACGCCGGCATAGAGGTGGGTACATTTGATAGCAAGAATTCGGTATGTTTTGCTGAATTTTCCGATGAAACCTCGGGCAGTAGGCTTAGCGGTTGACCCATGGGTTGATGCTTTCTGCTACGCATAATACGATGATCCAATGACTCTACCATGGGTTTAATCAAGTGATCTAGATGCGCGTGAACAGGGGTTGAGCGGTAACAACATTCCCTGCCGGCATTGGTGAATATGAATCGACTCAACGTATGACTCGTAAAGATTGGAGATATCCATCTTGTGGCCGACGGTTCTAATAGCAAATGACGGGTGCTTCTCTGCTTCTGGTTAGTACTACTCCATATCCATTGAAAATGTAATATATCGAGCCAATGCTTATATTCCACTATGGTATCATACCtgcaaaataacaaaataaaagcggataaaaatagcaccatttTGGACTATAAACCCATAACTTTTCCCCTGCCCATCACTTTTCAGATAAGCCGTTCTATGATCTATTGATCTCTATATTATCTATTTTTCCAACATGTTAAACAATAAAGACATGTACTACGGAATAtttggaagaaaacaaactatCGCTCCCGAATCACAATTTACGGCACCGGAAAAACTCATGTTATTTGATTATCACAATCTTATGTAATTTTTTCTGACTACCAGAACAAACCGAACAAATTTTGTAGTTATTGGAAAATAGTGATTTTCACTCTAAATTTGCCCTGTTTTGTACAATGAACAATGAACAGTTATACGTTTAAAGTTATGTGAGTAGAATGCATATCAAACCTACATGAATAGAAATTTGTCCCGTCGCGACAGTTGTTCCACCTCGGTCGACGATAATCCGCCCGCAAGCCGAACGCAGCTGAACGAAGTACAAAAATCATCGTAGAAAACAGAAACGGCCTTTGCCTTGTTTGCTCCCCTATATGTTACACGATGTACATGCAATGCCTTGAAGATATACCATCGGTTGCGCAACCAATGGTGCTTACTCGGTACATTATGCTCAAGCAAAAGTTCACGATAGAAGATAGGTCTAGTGGCCAATTCGTATGTCATACTCATCGAGAATGGACTGCGGACGTCTCGTCTCTCGAACAATTCAGGATGATTACATACTTTGCGGAATTGCATTACAAGATTCATTAGGTTGGAGGTAaagtttcgatcgatcgaatgggtCTCTCCACTCCCGCTCCCGGATAAAGTCGTTAGATTCAAAAGGTCTTCGACGCAAATCTCTTTCTTTAAGGCGACGTACAGCAGCTTTTGTCGTGTAGTCAACGGACAATATAccataatttcaattttgtctGATAGCTCATTCTCGACATCTTTCTTGATTCGTCGCAGCATAAATGGTTTTAGTATCATGTGAAGCCTTGAGATTTGTtctgtaaaataaaaataaaaaacatttcatgtTAACAAATTTCACGTGCTCTATATGTCCATGTTCAAATAAAGAATGATTGAGTGTCTTGGTCGATACGCACTTTCATCTATACCCGTTTTATTTTCTGCGTGACTCTCGATGTCCTTTGAAAACCATTCGTTGAACTCTTCGTGCGAATCAAACAGGGTGGGCATTATGAAATGTAGCAGAGCCCACAGTTCGGCCATACTATTCTGGATTGGAGTACCACTCAGTAGTAGCCGGTTACGACAGTTGAAGCCAAGCAACAGTTTCCAACGCATAGAGTTCGAGCTCTTTATAGCTTGTGCTTCATCCAGAACCATATACTGCCATTTGATGCGATTGAAATACTTATAGTCAGAGACCACTAGTTGATAGCTGGTAATGACAACGTGGAAACTGGCATCTTTGGTGTGCAAGTTGGTCAGATCCCAGAATTGACGCAAAATCTTGCGCTCATTCGGTGCGCCCCAGTATGGGACGACTTTAAACTGCGGCACAAACCTTTGCATTTCCTGCTGCCAGTTGTGTAGTGTTGAGGCGGGCGATATCACCAGAAAAGGCCCCCATACGCCGTAATGCTCAGCGATGTGGCAGAGAAAAGCGATTGATTGGACGGTTTTGCCAAGACCCATCTCATCGGCAAGAATTCCGCTAATGCCTTGATCGTATAAATTTGCCAGCCAAGCCATACCTTTCAATTGATAACCCTTTAAACGACCATGAAACATACGCGGTTGTGGTAGCTCCATAATACTGCTTTGCTGTACCTCAGTGGAGCCGGATCCGCTCTGGTAAGAAACGCTCACGGGGACAAGGATATCGGGATCACTTCCGATTTTCTCTGTCGTGCCAGTAGGTACAACGTGACTACGGCTATGAACATCGAATTGGTTCGTGCGGGCACGCTCATTGTGAAATGCATCACTTACATTTTTTTGAGCCAGCTGCTTCATCCGTTCACAATCGTAATCATCGACGCTTGATAGTCGTGGATTGCTATCTTCGTCGAGCTGTGAAAGAATTTTCAGTTGCTCTTCGGCTGATACGTTACCCAGCTTGCGTGACATGAAGTGTGCGTACAGCTCTGTTTGTGTTATAAGGAAATTAAGTTTGCGCTGTTGTCTTTTTGCTTCTACCATTTCCACATCAATTTTCCGCTGCTCTTCCGCTTCTCTCTCCATACGACGCTTTGTTTCACGCTCTACCTTGTCGTACCGCTTCCAGTATAGTTGCATCTCACGTGTCAATCGTTTCGCACGCCAAATCGTGTCCTTCATCAGCTTTTGGGATTGCATTGCTTTCTGCCGGGCCACTCGCATGCACAGAACGGCCACGCGGCGACAATTAACCAAAGTGTCCCGATGATTATTCACTTTGGCACGCTGTACTTTACCGAGttctttttttgccatttgctgCCACAGTCTGCGTCGCCTTATGTTCATCATTTCCGGTGTTCTGTTGCGCAGCTTTCTGCTTCGTTTTCCAATCTCCAGCGAAGCATCGTGTCCATCCGATGGATCCACAAAGAAGTCATTTGTTCGATCGCCCCGATAAGGCACACCCATCTTTTGTTCCCTCGTGCTACCAAATCGAACACTGTTGCACGCTGCTGAACTGCTAGCGTTCATCGAATCCGATTTAAGGTTGAAGTGCTTCTTGCGATGTTTCATCCGTTTCCGACCATcctttgttttactttctccATTATCTAGCTTGCACTTCCGCTTACTGGTCACCGACCGCCGGTGATCGGGAAACAGATCGCTATCCGAGAGCAAACCGGCAGCATAATAACCATATTGGGAGTTCTTAAATGAAGACAACAAGTTACAAGGCATGTACAGCTCTGTGACTGTGACCCTCATACTTACAATCGGTGAATCGTTGTATCTATCGCAGATCAACTTTTGTTTTAAATGGTCCTTAAGCATCACTGTGATGTACTCATCTTCGTCAGAACCTTCATATTCTGTTTCAGTTTCCGATAGAAGCAAGTCTTTCAACCATGTACGTTCGCTGCCGACGGTGCTGAAATCGAACATGCGTTCTCTATCTaccgaaaatgaaaagacaaaaaacgGCTTTGCAGGGGCTGTTTGACAAGTTGTAGTTATTTAGTTGGCTCACTTGATCTTGCCGCCGCCCGATGAAAGAACTTGCTGCCGAATTCGTCCGAGTCATCAGATGAATTGTCAGGGCCCTTCTGCTGGTCATCATCGCTTGAAGATTCCGAGGCTACCGAACCGCAAAGCTGTTTGGCTTGGCGCAAGAACCTCTTCATAGCGAGGGACGACAGCATCCGCTGCGTAGAGAGCGATCGCGCCTTCTTGCATGCTCCACTAGCCCGAGGCGGTGAGGGCATTTTTGGCGCGATCTATACCCGATCGAAGAATGTTTGCAATCCGGCGAAGCTCTCTCCTAGTAGTTTGTCGTTACGCTCGGTTTCCAACTTACTCCTTAATCGCAGGCTTTCCCGTTATATTGATTTTAGATGTTGCTGGACCGATATTTCCAAAGCTCCAGCATCGATACTTTGTCGCACTAGATTCCGGGAAATTTGGAAATTGTGGTCAAACGGGGAAAAGCGCAAGTCCGTGACggaagtttgttttggtttttcgcgaGCTGTCAGTTCTACCATGTTGTACCAAATCCAAAGTGTCTACCCCGTTGACAAACCACAATTTCTCTCTCCtgttagaccgtttctacactgcgccaaaattttcgctgccaaaacaaaacgtataggattcccatagaattcctatgggaatatacaagattcctatgggaatccaataagtttcgttttggcagcgaaaattttggcgcagtgtagaaacggtctaacagaggagaatttgtatggcgcgcgccCCTGTTAAGCCCttaacaggagagagaaaatgtggtttgtcaacgGGGTTCTATCTGGAATCGTTCGGTGATCGTCCTGCGGCCAAGGCGGACCGGTCTTGGGACATCGAGGTTCCCTGGCCACCATGTACATGAAGCTGCGCTGTTGGGATGATGCCATCAAGCTAGCGGAACGGCTACCATGggctgaaggagctgaaggaagcCCAAATGGATCTTCGTGTCCAGAAGATGGTTCGGTGAAGTTCTGGGATTGTTCGGGCGTCTACCTCGCCCCGTTGCTGCATGTGAACAATTGAAATAATCAGTGCAACAATGAATTGCAATTCAATGCAACTCATCCTTTTACTTCTTCACAGAACGGTGTACCGTTGGAGTTCTAGAACATCCCGGGCCCGGCGCCTCATCGCGTCCTCATCGCATTAGAGGAGCAGTTCAAAGTGTTTTCGCTGGCACAGCTCAAGCCGGTTAACAAGTACAAACTAACGGCACACGAAGGAGCTCGTGTGCGTCGTATTGCCTTCGCCACGTTCATGTGCACGGTACCCATGACCCAGGCACACGGTAGCCCGGCTAAAACGGCCCCTAAAGTCACCTCTGCGTCAACGAGTCCGGCAGCACCCAGCACTCCAGGCGGTGGTACCGATCAAACGGCTACAGGAGGGAACACTCCGCTTAACAACGAACCAACGGCACACAGTGCGGGGCCTGAGATAACGACCCACTGCGAAATCAGTCTACTGTGTTTGACCACTCTGGGCGATTGTTTGGTGCTGACGGCACCGGAGCTCCGCCGACAGCTTCATTCGGCTGCCGTTCGCCGTGAAGACATCAAGTGAGTAGAGTTAAATGGATCCTCCATTAGCAAACCccttaacgtttttttttgtatgcaaTCTATCCTACAGCGGCATATCATCATTGTGCTTCTCGAGCCACGGTGAGGCGCTTTACATGATGTCTTCGTCCGAAGTTCAACGTATCAGTCTTTCGGGTACAAAGATCGTGACACCGACCGGTATGATCGATGTCGAAGATTGGTCAGCTCCGGTTGGTGGCGACGCTGaccaggaagaagaagaagaagaagacggcgCCGATCGAGATGACGCCAATCGCCCAGAAGATACTGCTTCGGAACGGGAAATCGTCGGTAGTGCGGGGAAAAAATGGTCCGCAATACCGGACAAGTCGCCCAGAGCGGGTGCTCGCGTCCTTACGAATGGGACTTCGGGCTCTACGACAACAGAAGAGATTGTCGGTAGGTATGCAGGGGGTTCCCATTCCCAACTGTGGAGGGGGGCGGTAGATACTCGCATCGATGCATCGATGATAATCCTTGTATTCTTCTTACAGGATGGCTTTCTTTACTAAGCACGCACACCAGCCAATCGTCCTCTACGTCCAAAAACAGCGAAGTAATCAGCTTGAATTCTTCCAACTTCAATGACCTCAAGGGTATCGGGTATGTATCGTTGCCTATAGCTCTTACCCATTTTCAATTCCCAATTGATCATTAGACATTTGTTTTCGACGACTTTGCTATGCTCTTCCAGTGATACCACGGAGAAATCATTAAATTCGGCGATCATCAAATCGATCATCACAACGGTCAAGCATTCGTCTAACGTATCAAACGGCGAGGCGAaggaacaaagcaaaacaacgacCACTACCAGCACGACCACGTCATCGACAAATATAACGGACGAATCCGTTCCGCCCCCCACTTCCAACcacggtaccaccaccgctgatTACCGTGCTGCGGAAGGAGAGCCAATTTTAATACCTCTGCATGCGGAGAAGTATGTTGCCGATTTGTTATACCGCAGACAAAGCGGTAGAAGGTATTTTTTCCCGCCGCGAGATGTTATGGAAATTTACGAGTAATTCATGAAAAAGTATTACAATTATAACGTATCCTAGCACCTAATGCTATGACGACAAGCAAACCACACTCTCGCGCGATCACTTCACATAAACACCAGACACACGCATCGGAGTATTCTGTCTGTGCTATTTAGCAACTTActacaacgaaaacaacatgtcattagaagaaaaaacaggATTCTTATGTACCCGTCATTATCGCCTCCGCTGGTGCCTGTTCAAGCGATCACGGTAGATTAGTGACGTTACGTAAATGTGTTAGTCGGCGGAatggcgtcggtggcggcgtcggcggATGCAGGGGGTTCCCATTTGCCTTCGAAACGGTTTAACATTTTACTGACAGTTTACAGTTTGTCAAGTCCTTATTCATGTTATGCAAATCTTATTACTTTATTCTTTTGAGAATAACTGCTTTTATGGTAAGAGAGCTTCCGGTAGCTTTTCAGTGTTTGTTAGTATAAAGTATAGCGAACCCCTCTCACTTTCGACAGTCGCCGATAAGTCGGTTTGTGGGGAAAGATCTTGATTAGTTAATTTAAGGAAAACCACCGAACGACCGGCTATAAGGTGGCGCAGTATAGTTCAAAAGGCCGAAGATGATGACGTGAAACATTTTTAGCAACGAGCAGCGAGTTCATGTTAAATCGACGATTTTAAAGCGCGTTGTTCGTTCTATCGTATCGCCTAATTAGCTTACGAAGCGTTGACCGGACGGATTCTGGCACGCAGAAGATGGAAACGATGTTAGGATGTAAGCCAAAAGGTAAATGAGGGAGCTCAagttagagagaaagaacgaggCAGAAAACCCTAGAGGTTTTGCTTTGAATTGAAACGTTCATGTTTTCAACGACTGACCGGTGCTAGGCAAGCAATTGGAGCTCGAGTTCTTTATTGTAAGTTATCTGCGATTTTAACATGGTTGTGTAAGTTAtatttttctttcagtttctCGTACTTGTCTAGGAAGAAATTGATCTCCGGATTATCAATCAGCTTTAGTAACGCGTGTCCCCAAGCCTTTTCAGAGCAATTTTTGCGCACAATGGCAGCGCGACAGCTAAATATACACGTTCGTAAATAAAACAGGGCTCTTTTGAGGTGTTCATTGTGCTGCATTGTGCTTCCTGTTAATAGGGGAATAGATTAAAGATGCTAGATGTTATTAATTTCAGGTGTTTATGCTGGTTAGGAGAAAATTGCGCCTTGCGATATTGGAGGCTAACCTTTCTTCAGAATCGGAATCTCGACATAGCTAATCGCTTCCTGTTTACCGTCATATTCAAGATCCTGGAAGATGGATTCATTGAAAATACGCTTGTACAATTGTAACATTAATGTTCGAGCATCCGAGGTTGTACTGCTGTGCCCGATAGCCTTGTTTCTGACGAAAACGAATTTGGTGGGGCCGATGTTTTGGCTCATCATTTTGGCACAGACAAGCGAGCGCATAATGCGAATATTGTAGTATTCCTCTTGCACTATCAGCA
Proteins encoded in this region:
- the LOC126577869 gene encoding lethal(2) giant larvae protein-like: MCTVPMTQAHGSPAKTAPKVTSASTSPAAPSTPGGGTDQTATGGNTPLNNEPTAHSAGPEITTHCEISLLCLTTLGDCLVLTAPELRRQLHSAAVRREDINGISSLCFSSHGEALYMMSSSEVQRISLSGTKIVTPTGMIDVEDWSAPVGGDADQEEEEEEDGADRDDANRPEDTASEREIVGSAGKKWSAIPDKSPRAGARVLTNGTSGSTTTEEIVGWLSLLSTHTSQSSSTSKNSEVISLNSSNFNDLKGIGDTTEKSLNSAIIKSIITTVKHSSNVSNGEAKEQSKTTTTTSTTTSSTNITDESVPPPTSNHGTTTADYRAAEGEPILIPLHAEKYVADLLYRRQSGRRYFFPPRDVMEIYE
- the LOC126576602 gene encoding chromatin-remodeling ATPase INO80-like; its protein translation is MPSPPRASGACKKARSLSTQRMLSSLAMKRFLRQAKQLCGSVASESSSDDDQQKGPDNSSDDSDEFGSKFFHRAAARSNRERMFDFSTVGSERTWLKDLLLSETETEYEGSDEDEYITVMLKDHLKQKLICDRYNDSPINSQYGYYAAGLLSDSDLFPDHRRSVTSKRKCKLDNGESKTKDGRKRMKHRKKHFNLKSDSMNASSSAACNSVRFGSTREQKMGVPYRGDRTNDFFVDPSDGHDASLEIGKRSRKLRNRTPEMMNIRRRRLWQQMAKKELGKVQRAKVNNHRDTLVNCRRVAVLCMRVARQKAMQSQKLMKDTIWRAKRLTREMQLYWKRYDKVERETKRRMEREAEEQRKIDVEMVEAKRQQRKLNFLITQTELYAHFMSRKLGNVSAEEQLKILSQLDEDSNPRLSSVDDYDCERMKQLAQKNVSDAFHNERARTNQFDVHSRSHVVPTGTTEKIGSDPDILVPVSVSYQSGSGSTEVQQSSIMELPQPRMFHGRLKGYQLKGMAWLANLYDQGISGILADEMGLGKTVQSIAFLCHIAEHYGVWGPFLVISPASTLHNWQQEMQRFVPQFKVVPYWGAPNERKILRQFWDLTNLHTKDASFHVVITSYQLVVSDYKYFNRIKWQYMVLDEAQAIKSSNSMRWKLLLGFNCRNRLLLSGTPIQNSMAELWALLHFIMPTLFDSHEEFNEWFSKDIESHAENKTGIDEKQISRLHMILKPFMLRRIKKDVENELSDKIEIMVYCPLTTRQKLLYVALKKEICVEDLLNLTTLSGSGSGETHSIDRNFTSNLMNLVMQFRKVCNHPELFERRDVRSPFSMSMTYELATRPIFYRELLLEHNVPSKHHWLRNRWYIFKALHVHRVTYRGANKAKAVSVFYDDFCTSFSCVRLAGGLSSTEVEQLSRRDKFLFMYDTIVEYKHWLDILHFQWIWSSTNQKQRSTRHLLLEPSATRWISPIFTSHTLSRFIFTNAGRECCYRSTPVHAHLDHLIKPMVESLDHRIMRSRKHQPMGQPLSLLPEVSSENSAKHTEFLLSNVPTSMPAFLCELYTKVISIAGHSTALLRAVDCKHVSGDVRQQQRIRIHLEASYPLHGWSNIIIPDKQTLVSDAGKLAVLDSLLARLKQQGHRVLIYSQMTKMIDLLEEYMWHRKHRYMRLDGSSKISARRDMVADFQNRADIFVFLLSTRAGGLGINLTAADTVIFYDSDWNPTVDQQAMDRAHRLGQTKQVTVYRLICKGTIEERILQRAREKSEIQRMVINGDNFKPDTLKPKEMVSLLLDDEEIEIKYRQKTEERRMMDDSSVKSVKERERKPKQMGVTCGRESSIKSSFDDRSESFMELCAAQSPAQSDRSYFSETTKPYDALDDSSNDGANEIGFTARERDITVRSVARGVSKRGRPRGSRRGGTSSRTKIIVRQSTDTGNISESSTLVDTPVLTTTPLSLLASDTGGTPQPLRRGPGRPRLKSGWHRRQHIQHRQYNGNNHNNKSNNCRQSYCSNQVKFFEKNHISRTGSGGHVLQSDTIVTKHKRHYGSQRHRANRTSPSFVHHSPWLGDNIGYGDSPPHLPQLKHDLLMMQHDEEYQHGSISSAVKQYKHSVPVWPVKREAIVEGDLILGGLMMVHSREDSVTCGPIMPQGGIQALETMLYTLDKINEQGLVPNVTIGAHILDDCDKDTYGLEMAVDFIKGSISNIDDINDYDNCSKSHKKKIISGVVGAASSVTSIQVANLLRLFKIPQVSFFSTSPELSNKQRFEYFSRTIPSDHYQVKAIVDIVQKLGWSYISIIYEESNYGIKAFEELDDLLSKHNICIAVKEKLVKDSGVADTIAYDNIVLKLLTKPRAKGVIIFGSDQEVAEVMKAVRRQNVTGLFSWIGSDGWSARNLVSDGNEAEVEGTLSVQPQANPVIGFEDYFLNLTAANNKRNPWFVEFWEHNFQCKYPNSPYTPYNRDYKSYCSTAEKLTKGDLDFEDQLQFVSDAVMAFGYAFKNMHNELCGGKAGLCDAMNPTKGMELLKYLRKADFVGLSGDRFNFDSNGDGPARYNIIHFKQITPERYKWIKVGEYYQGELRLNMKDIQFRTIDSKPPESVCSRPCERGQAKKYVEGEGCCWHCFNCTQYQIRSPNDETHCVNCPRGTLPNAYHEECQQIPESYLRPASFYAIGAMTFSSFGILITLFVIGVFLKHNDTPVVRASGRELSYVLLSGILLCFGVTYTLVIKPNDIVCGVQRFWSGFSFTVVYGALLTKTNRIARIFNASTKSAKRPSFISPHSQLVICGILVSFQILINAVWMIVSPAHAMHYYPTREDNLLVCNSYTDSSYMIAFFYPIFLIVICTVYAVLTRKTPEAFNESKYIGFTMYTTCVIWLAFIPLYFGTANNIQLRIFSMSMTISLSATVTLICLFSPKLYIILIRPERNIRQSMMPIRYSTINKTTGSAQSSVMAAVIVTAATCNENEKVIKCASNENIPASY